tttttacagtgtaacaatGTGAGATTGATTCTAGTACTGAAAACAACAGTAGGGTACACACAGGGCCTTCCTCGGTGACAACATGGGCGTGTGTGCATGAGAGAAATCAGAAAGATAAAAATATCTCACTTATTGCAGTTACTCAAGAGAAGACATAAGGGTGCCTGAATTCAAGGACCTGTTGTACTGCACTGTGCACCCTCTTGGTTTTTATTCAGGCGACCTGTCACAGCCATTGGTTCCATCAAACCACCAAACTATTCCTCAACAATTTTGCCAATGAATAATGTCAAAGTTACACTGTATACAAAAGTTACACCATATACAGTTAAAATAACGTATTGGTAAGAATTGTTGGTGGGTATTTGAGAATATATCAAGTTACCTTTTACAACAACTGTTACAGCAATTTAGGTGACAGCTGGTGGGTACCCCATAATACATAAAACATATAAATGAATGCATTCTGACACTGTGGCAAGGTTTACCACTTAATGGTGAATTTGCACTAAGAATCATGTGATGGACTTGTGGATCAGCCTACCGGGTGACTTTTACCACAGCCATCTGCCTGACGTGAGCACTTCTGATATTCATGGTATGTTTGGCAAAAGTGCTGCTCAGCCATTTTAGCATGGCAGGACCACCAAGGCCCATCACCCCCTAGTGTAAAAGGATATGGAAGGAGGGGGAGAACAACCCACAGCTGCCGTCTCATATAAGATGCCTGTGATTTAAATACAGGCCTTTTCGTAAGCTAAACAGGGCATAAGAGACAGTGCCCAGCCAATCAGAATTCAGTTAACTCTAAAATGGGCCATCCAATGGCTGCAGGGGTTAGCGGTATATAAACCCAAACTGGATTCTACTTGCTTGGGTGACCCCTATTTCGGCTTTGGTGAACAGGATCTGATCCCAAGGACTGTTACCTCTTTTGTTGCCTTGTGTGCAGGTAAAGATATTACTATACTTGATAACCAATCATTAGATCTTAGGGTAATTTAGCCTAAATCATTTGATAAAATAACTGAGAGAGGAAGTATAATGCTTCCTAGTAAAATACCCCCTAAAGGAGCAAACAGTAATGGATAGATCATTGCAAAAATAGGACATTTGGAGTATTTGTGAAATGCATATGGATTTGCTATATTATTGTGTATGTTCAATATTAATCTAGTGCAGGTAGTAATGTTTTGGGCAAGTTGATGTTAAATGAATccccaaagatcacatgtgtgACATTCACCTGCTTTGAGAGCTGAATCAGATACAGCTATAAAAACTCAGCTGCTGTTCAGCATTCGGGACAGGTTTCCAtttatggttatttttaaaatgtgatcATGTGACAACCATTCAATGAGCTTCTGGACGTTATATTCTACGATATTGAGTTAGATTTCATCAGTTCAGTttaatacaaagtcaatgctaATTGTATGTGGACGATTTGGTGATTTGATTTACTGAGTCTATAAAATCGCATATGCAGGACACAAAgctttatttgatttgattggagAAGATTTCAAGCAGCTTAGTTATATGCTTGCAACATTCTCTTTAATTCTCTCTTGACTGTTGCAGTGTTGCGTGACTGTATGTGAAATATACGTGGCTCTTTGGAAGAGATTCAAGATCATGTGGAAAACTTAGGGAGGGAGTGGATTGATACCATAGTAAAAATAGATCAGTCTACATATAGACCTGAGAGTGTCTCCTTTTCCTGGCCCAATTGGGCATATCGTTTTACAAATGTTGACCTCAAGTGCAGGTTGCTAGATATCAGACAGACTAGAACTTGTTGCATAAGTGCTGTAGCACTCATCACTTTTTAATGAAGATTAAATTCAACAGGGGGCGCTATAATATCCAATGTTTTAATCAAGTACTAAATATTGATTTATTAGGTTAGCTGCTGTGACTTATAAATTGTTATCAAGTGacttaaataaaacactttGATTGATTCATGGTCAAGTTATTTGTTATTACTTTGTTCAATATAAATAGGATTGGACTGGTGTGATGCATGTAGTTGCTGATGACACAATCAtgctattgttttattttccaTGCTAATGGATACATTCTTAAACGTAAATCTTTCTCATGTCTAATCCTCAAAGTTAGAACCGCAATCATGCCTTTCGGAAACACCCACAACAACTTCAAGCTCAACTACAGTGTTGACGATGAGTATCCAGACCTTACCAAGCACAACAACCACATGGCCAAAGTGCTGACTAAGGAAATGTATGCCAAGCTTAGGGACAAGCAGACACCCACCGGTTTCACCCTGGATGACGTCATCCAGACCGGTGTTGACAACCCAGGTGAACTAACTAAACGTGTTTCAGATAACCTGTTTTTATACGTCTATATACTGACTCTTGAATCATTTCTTACCCTACGTTTATCTCCAGGTCACCCCTTCATCATGACCGTCGGCTGTGTTGCTGGTGATGAGGAGTCCTATGAAGTGTTCAAGGATCTCTTGGACCCAGTCATTTCTGACCGTCACAATGGATACAAGGCAACTGACAAGCACAAGACTGACCTCAACTTCGAgaacctgaaggtgcaaaagcCTGCATGTTGGCAACACTgatagcaatttaaaaagattttattaAAGCTGTAAGTCAAGACAGCATCGAAAACATCCTTGTACtggagcattgtgttagcagcgtaAAGGTCATGGAGTCGATCCCATGAAGACACATATTGATAAAAGGCGTACCTTGAATGCACAAGTCGCTTTAGATCAGGGTTTCCCAAAACGTTCAAGTTCAAACCGGTGTGCAAAATTTTGCTACAATTTCCGGGATGAACGACGTGTTTCTTAGACTTGCAGTCCAATCAGCAGCAACATGTAAATAAACCATGTGGTACTTAAGAGACAGCTCGCACAATGGGTCTAAGTTGGAATGTTCTCTTTCATACTGGATGGCAAGGGCAGTGACATCGAGTcgcattttacagtattaaaccatccgtgacgtcacccataggtttgtgaagagcttttatGAAGCATAAAGTAGGTGGTACCtgtcgtcgccatcttggccgtgcatcactcgcggataaccgaaaatgggtaaagaggcgggacatgggtgaggctgaggtggctggttgctgaaaccacgcccgccttgctcgattctagtgacagcagtggcagttcaacCATTACTAaggtggccacgcccttaattatgcagaactttaaggcttaatataatttaaatggatgagttacaaaacaattcaccccctcacagttgtcatgaagggcaacaTTAGCTATAAAGACCAAAAAGAGTTTTTGTACCAGGAGGctgtaaacacattattttctactgtaaagttaggcattttaacatggatgTCTATGGGAATTGCCTGctttttggagccagcctcaggCGGCCattcgatgaattgcagtttaagtcacttccgtattggcttcctCAGAGAGATCGAAATGTTGCCCCATGTATTAAACACGTATTTATAATGATTTCATCAAGCTCCGTAAACAtttcaaaaataacacaaataattaccttctcagctaccgtagttgcaactcttgcgtcacCAGAACAGGTTATCACCGTTTCTGTTTCAAAAAcattgtgcaacgttttgtcggggaTGAACGCAGCTCTGTTGTTCGTGAACCCCTAGCGAGGGAAGAAACGActggcggatgacgtcaaagtaccgcgagttcgattcgagaaatcatacggaTAAGtgtaatttcgactcgctctcgcggtactttgacgtcacccTCCTGTCAGTTCAAGCGGCGCCGCATGAAATCGAACAAGCCTGTTATCAGAAAACTGAGGAGCTCATGCAAAATGTGTTATTGACAGATGTGTTATTTATGCTACCAATCAAAAAAATTATTCGATGAACATCCAGTAACAGTCAATAATAACAATATCTATGTAAAATACACTACTGGTAAAAACCTTAAAAccaatgaaaaataaatgtttttgaaattaTTTAGTAATTAATTTAGTAACTTCAAATATCAGTCGGTATTTGAGGTAAAATATTTAGGTCAGAGGGGTTCGGCTAGAAAGTTAAAAAAACCCTGCGTctatgtgtaaaaataaaaaaatacccagttaaacttttaaatacttgttAACAGCACTGTGGATTATTTTGAAAAGAcgcatttttaaagtaaaatttccATTTTAGGGTGGTGACGATTTGGACCCCAACTATGTTCTCAGCAGCCGTGTGCGTACTGGCCGCAGCATCAAGGGATACGCCCTGCCCCCACACAACAGCCGTGGAGAGCGCAGAGCTGTGGAGAAGCTGTCTGTTGAAGGTGTGTCATCTTTACATTAGTCAACATATGTGACCCGCATGTAAAATCATGGCTACATTCTCATAATCAAATTATTTCAATTATAAAgatttcagtctttgacatggccttactcagtcaatattaaagatatcaaggttatattttctcagtgttatttacattatgttggGTAGGCTTTGTGCCCGGCTCTACTGCCTTCTGGGCTTCAGccggctccttgtttcctgtctgcctgattaatccaggtgtgtctgattattgttgttgtgactactgaggtcaggcacacctggattaatcagtttgtccaataatggcagacaggaaacaaggagctggctggaGTTCAGGAAGTGGTGCAGCTGTGCATAAAACCTATTAATGTAGAAAACAGAATTGACATGCTGGTTTCCTAGACTGGGTCGCATATAACTGAACACATTACAAATCAAGTAGTGCACTGCACACACAGAAAGTTATATTGGCCCAACTGAAATGACCAAAATAGCCACAACTTAGTTACAAACAAGAGAAATAAACAATTAGTAAGGTTTATTCATTCACATAAAAAATTGAACATCTGTTGAATAAGATGTTCTTTCAAGTAAACACTTTGGGTTTTTCTCTTTCTCCAGCTCTGAACAGCTTGGATGGAGAGTTCAAGGGTAAGTACTACCCCCTGAAGTCCATGACCGACGCCGAGCAGGAGCAGCTGATCGCTGACCACTTCCTGTTTGACAAACCCGTCTCCCCCCTGCTGCTGGCTGCTGGTATGGCCCGCGACTGGCCTGATGCAAGAGGCATCTGGTAAGTGAAGGGACAATATTATGTAATAAGGATAAGGCAtatttaacatacatttaatgTTGTATAAGCGAAAGGTAGGGATTTGGGTCAGTGTAAATGCAAACAATGTAAATACCAACCAACTTTCTCCCATAGGCACAATGAGAACAAGACCTTCTTGGTCTGGGTGAACGAGGAGGatcacctgcgtgtcatttccATGCAGCAAGGTGGAAACATGAAGGAAGTGTTCAGACGCTTCTGCGTTGGTCTTCAAAGGGTATGAAGAATACATATAAACGCACACACATATACGCCTCCATTCTTAACTACAACAACATGTATGTGTTCTACTTTAACAGATCGAGGAGATTTTCAAGAAGCACAATCACGGGTTCATGTGGAACGAGCATCTTGGTTTCATTCTGACCTGCCCCTCCAACTTGGGCACAGGCCTGCGTGGTGGCGTCCACGTCAAGCTGCCCAAGCTGAGCACACACCCCAAGTTTGAGGAGATCCTGACCAGACTCCGTCTGCAGAAGCGTGGCACAGGTATACAAATGCCCACATCATCCATTTGTTgtccattattcctttcattATTACGCAATGGAATTCAtttctctctttatctctctttCTCAGGTGGTGTGGACACCGCTTCCGTCGGTGGAGTGTTTGACATTTCCAACGCTGACCGTATCGGCTCCTCTGAGGTGGAACAGGTGCAGTGCGTAGTCGATGGTGTCAAATTGATGATTGAGATGGAGAAGAAGCTGGAGAAGGGCGAAGCTATCGACAGCATGATCCCTGCCCAGAAGTAAAGCGGGAGGCCTTGCTTTATGTTTTCctcatcttttttacagtccatCGTGTACCCTGACAGCAATGCAGAGGAAACTGCTGCTCAAAAAGACAGTCTTGACTTTGCATCTGTCTTTCCTTTATCCTTCTttatttttcatgtcatttcacCATCTCTTTTTCCACTTTGTTTCCCGTTCAGTCGGTAACCTCTTGGGATCAGATTCCCGGCACAGGTGTGCGTGTACCTGTCGTCGAGGCTTCACCTAAATTGTAGCCTTGGTTGTAAAAAGTAAATCAATCAAGttctatttaaataaaaatacccCATAAAACACACCACCTATGTCTTATATTTCATCACTTTTATGTAAGCAGAGTTAAATATTATTTGATTCTTTTAGTTGGTTCTTCTTAGATGTTTGAATCAACCTATTGAAAGGGAAATGTTAATagtgttaatgttaatgttaatggtgcttctgtttcctgctttattacaaatatcttactttgtgttcagcagaagggATTATAACAAAACGGGAATAAAtaagacagaattttcatttttgggtgacccATCCCATTAACGAATCGATCACTGAAACCTGAGAACCAAGAATTTTTATGTGTAATTTGTGGTAGGATATGTGACAACATGTAGGGACAGTTTAGgtcaggggtgggcattcctggtcctggagggccactgtcctacaaagtttagctccaaccctaattaaacacacctgaatgtaaTTTCCAAGTCATACTGAAGCCTTTGATTAggattttcaggtgtgtttgattatggTCATATTTTGCATGGCAGTGGCCCtacaggaccaggaatgcctggggtgaccatacgtgccattcttcctggacgcgtcctggccaggatttcggtgcgtcttctggaagtcgtatttgttgaccgcatacgtcattcagttaaaaacataagacatacattTGTAGGtttattcttaccttaaaatgtaacagttgcttttctgtaataataataatcctctatgaagTATGCGGTCGACAGGTGCGACTTCCGGAGGACAAACCCGGGGTCCTGGCCGGGGCGCGTCCGGGGGGAGTGGCACGTGTGGTCACCCtgggaatgcccacccctggtttaggttaatccaggactaggccttagtgaTTACTTAACAACTTGTGTGAAGTTTACTTAGACATATAAGCTGTTCTaacaacaattttaagttgaatagacttaaaacttttaacctggattagttgacattactagaaatttgTGAGGAAACCCGTCGCACCAAATAACGTTAGCTTTTACACAGGGTAAAACTAAACAGGTTAAGTTGtattaacataaaacatttagttGGTGTAGCGTAAAAATCAAGTTGCCATTTTTTAAtcctttatattacttttggtGTTATAAATggaacacaaaattcatgactgactttaagtcaatcattgaataaatgtgattctccacagaaacacatacaaaactgtgtttttgacatacattgtcagtaatgtggagagaaatacaataaaatgttctgaacagggttcatgtacggaaacactgatcacctgaccGGTGACatcacaaaattatcatttacaacaaaacaacatcaataatataaaaacttaaacctatatattttattaacaaatatttaagttaataaagttttatcagtttttattctgtgaaaaagccgaaaataatgaaaatattcaggcgcaaatgATTATGtgtattcctcacaacatgaactaataattttaagttcaatTTATTTGAATGGTTTAGTTTGATGGATTTTGTGcacttaaaagtaaaaaaaaaactatactttTTAAGTGTTTGGTCcaaaactcaaaatattaagtgatgtttacttcattgtttaagtaaagacaatatctgggtTAAGAGCGTTAGGGaaattcatttttacattttaccttaCAAAAACCAATACTAGTGTGCATCCTGAGAGAAAACAATGGCACtcaaggattattaggaacaccatactaatactgtgtttgacccactTTCTCcatcagaactgccttaattctacgtggcattgattcaacaaggtgctaaaagcattctttagaaatgttggcccatattgatagaacagcatcttgcagttgatggagatttgtgggatgcacatccagggcacgaagctcccgttacaccacatcccaaagatgctctattgggttgagatctggtgagccattttagtacagtgaactcattgtcatgttcaagaaaccaatttgaaatgattcgagctttgtgccatggtgcattatcctgctggaagtagccatcagaggatgggtacatggtggtcataaagggatggagatggtcagaaacaatgctcgtggcatttaaacgatgcccaatttgCACTAAggagcctaaagtgtgccaagaaaacatcccccacaccattgcattaatgagaaattgaacaggtgttcctaataatcctttaggtgagtttatgttaagatatgtcagggtgtgatgtttttaaattaagacatgcattttagtctgggacaaggataagccctgtccggaaaaAAACGGCATGTATTGTGTAACAACAATAAACCATACAAAACTTTAATAAGTATTTAGTGGGACTATATTTGTTAAATATGTAGTAGTTAGGATCAATTATATGCCCACAAGAATCCTTGACCATAAACCAAAGTAGCCTAATAACTGAACACAAGCAAGACACGAGAGGCCAACATCAGTGAAGTTTATTTCTCTCAAGATCTTTTGTTTCCATTTTAATATTTGGCCAGAGGTGCAAACACCTCCGGGAAAAAATCAGTTACTGCAAACAGCATCAAGTATTGAATCTGTCTCTCccttgctctctctctcatatACACACTTTGCCCACCTGACGTCTTTCTGTCATATTGCATATTAGCTAAATGCATCATGAGAAATCCAACATCATAGCAGACGATTCACATGACGAATAGCACAAACACTGAGCTGGAGATTTTACTGTTCGGACAGGACACACCCACTCAAAACTCTCTCACTTGTGTGTCTATAATATTCTTTCAACATTATAAAGCTCATTCGTACCAGCACACTTAAGCTTATTCACTCCAGGCCAAGTATGGCTGTTAAACCAAAGGTCTGGTATAGTTTTCTTACATAAACACTTTACTAccaggagagagaaagagagagagagagagagagagagagagagcaagagagagagaagggcTATAACGCTCACACAGGCCCCGCATTCGCACATACATGCATACGCGTACGTACATGTACCAGCAAACACacgctcgctcgctctctcccTCCCCGTTATTCTTTAGCTCTTTCTGTTATTTTACGTGTATCTTTTCTCCATCCTTTCTCTGAATCATGCAGGATTGCAGGTTAGTGTTTCACTTCAGTACACATACAGTAGAAACGTCTGAAGAGCTAGCAGAGGCTCTCTGCTCTAGCTATGAGTTAACCTGGAGTTCTAAGATACTTTAAATACTATACTCACAATATAATCATCAGTATCATAATCTTTATATACAGTCATGACTCTGACTGATATAAACCACATATTTTTTGTCTCCCAAGATAATTAttctagaaaataaattaagtaCCTGTGCAAATATACACAAATTGAAGTGTTCACATTTAAGACATTGGCGCCTTCCGGTGGCCAAATATGGGTACTACCCACAAAGCTGTAGGATGCAGCTGATTCAAGTCAACATGAGTGCACAGAGGTCTTAATGGACATCTAAGAGATAAAGATCCAGATACAGCAGTCCAGACCTGGTCCGGGACTTCAGTGTCTCCACAACAGGAGTCCAGAATTGACAGAACAACGACACGGGGGTTCCATTGATTCAGCAAGTGGACGACGGGAGGAACCGGGTGTCTTTCCAAATGTGCAGCGCAAAGGCAGAGAAAAGGTGAACAGGATAACGGAAAAAGTGAATCGGAAAGAGAATGGATCATGACAGAGTTGCATGGTAAGGACTGGCTGTTtgtcaatccgaaggctgtagcctatttcaaaatattcacaattataaatttgactattattcttaatttattttaaattgttgtaattTGACTTGCAGATTTAAGTTGCTCAGTTGATGacgtatagagacagagcgcaccgcgtcataacctgaaaaccacgcccaccagaGGGAGAAaacaatccatccgtctccaCTGACCCTGCAccgcgagaggccgcctccccGCCACCTCCGGCCCACAACAAAAACAGAACAATGCCCAAAAGCTGCTGCGCGACAGGATGCACAgccaacaagccaaaaaacccagaaatacgtttatataagctgtcgaccccaaaaaacgactgtttaaagacacaaaagtgtaaaacaaacttttcatagtactactattagtagaactgcgcccactagagggaaacgtagtcggcgattagggctgggtatcgtttcagatgttccagatcgattcaatttcgattcacaagctatcaaatctcGGTTCGattttcgattccggttcttgggtcggtttttatactcgattcaactcaatgaatatagatttactacaaatactatattaataaaaaagaacagtgaacagcagtttacaagtgggtaattaatagaAAGAAATTAAAAGACACAAAACTATCGTcgtcgtcttgcttgcgaaatctaaaatgcttccatacctctgactttttatgtgaaggtggcatcaacgtcgatgaagcacctgaaaccgccattttaagcactgaatgaatgaatgacaggct
The sequence above is drawn from the Misgurnus anguillicaudatus chromosome 22, ASM2758022v2, whole genome shotgun sequence genome and encodes:
- the ckma gene encoding creatine kinase, muscle a, giving the protein MPFGNTHNNFKLNYSVDDEYPDLTKHNNHMAKVLTKEMYAKLRDKQTPTGFTLDDVIQTGVDNPGHPFIMTVGCVAGDEESYEVFKDLLDPVISDRHNGYKATDKHKTDLNFENLKGGDDLDPNYVLSSRVRTGRSIKGYALPPHNSRGERRAVEKLSVEALNSLDGEFKGKYYPLKSMTDAEQEQLIADHFLFDKPVSPLLLAAGMARDWPDARGIWHNENKTFLVWVNEEDHLRVISMQQGGNMKEVFRRFCVGLQRIEEIFKKHNHGFMWNEHLGFILTCPSNLGTGLRGGVHVKLPKLSTHPKFEEILTRLRLQKRGTGGVDTASVGGVFDISNADRIGSSEVEQVQCVVDGVKLMIEMEKKLEKGEAIDSMIPAQK